The Nitrospirota bacterium genome contains the following window.
CGGCTCTTGCCCGTGGCCATCGCCATCCATCGGCCCTCGCGGCGCACCGCGTCGAGAAAGTCCCGAACGCCGGCGAAGAGCGGATCGCGGCCCGCTGCCTCGACCGCGTATCGAGCGCGGTACGCGTGGATGATACGGGGTTTGACCGCCTCGGGGCAGTCGGGAAGCAAACGCCCCAGCGCGTCGTCGAGCGACAACCCGATCACCCTTGCGACGCGGTCGGTGCTCAGCGGCGCGTACCCAAAGCTGGCAATGGTTTCGTTGAACACCACCGCGATATGCGCGGCGCTGTCGACGAGCGTGCCGTCGCAGTCGAGAATGACGAGGCTCGGTGTCATAGGGTCCGCGACCGAGTATAACGCACCGATCTGTCCGTGGGGAGGCCGCGTGTCAACGGCTTGATTCGAGTCGCACGCGAGAGTAGACTACCGCGCAGTGAGCGGGCAATCGACAGGCATCTACCGCGCGCAGCGAGCGTATTTCTCGCACGCGTATGAGACCGGCCGGCACGGATGGCCGACCGTCGGCGTCTCGCCGATGGTGGCGCGATTTCTGCGGTCGGTGAAGGGGCGCGGCGGCCGCGCGCTCGACATCGGGTGCGGCGAAGGCCGCCACAGCGCGGCCTTCGCACAGTCGGGTTTTCTCACCGTGGGGGTGGATCTCGAGCCGAAGGCCTTGGCGCGGGCCCGCGCCGCCCTCAACGGCGCGGCCGACGGGCCGACGTTCCTTCAGGCCAACGTGTTTGCGCTTCCGTTTTCCGCAGGTACGTTCGACGTCGTGGTGGACTACGGCTGCCTGCACCACATACGTCGGCCGGACACGCGGCGATACCTGGATCAGGTCGTGCCGCTGCTCAAACCCGGGGGGTATTACCTCCTGTCCTGTTTCTCCACCAAGTTCAAACATCACGCCGGAGAGCGTCGAACCCGTGACTGGTTGGTGCACGCGGGTCACTACGACCGCTTTTTCCGTCGGGCGGACTTCCCGGCGATCTTCGGCCGGTGGTTCGACCTCTTGGAGCTGACCGAAGATCGGGACGGGTTGTACGTGTTCCATAACGTGCTGATGCGCAAGCGCGCGACCTCACGCGGCAGCCGGCCGGGTCGGGGGAGCGCCTGAATTTATGCCCGCGATCGCGTGCGTGAACGGACGGTTCCTCCCCATCTCGCGGGCTACGGTGTCGGTCGAGGATCGCGGGTTTCAGTTCGGGGACGGGGTCTACGAAGTCGTGCGCAGCTATGGCGGGACGCTCTTCCGGCTCGACGAGCATCTCGACCGGCTGGTTCAGAGCGCGCGCGCCATTCGGTTGCCGATGCGCTACTCGCTGGCTCAGTGGCGGCGCCTGATCGTTCGCGCGCACCGGATGAGCCGCTTCCCCGACGCCAAAGTGTATCTGCAACTGACTCGCGGACCCGCGCCGCGCGAACACGGTTTTCCCACGACCGTGCGGCCCACGGCCGTGATCACGGTCCGCAAACTGGAGCCGCTGAACCCCGCGCTGCGACGCGACGGCGTGAGTGTGATCACGGTTCCGGATCTGCGCTGGGGGCGGTGCGACGTCAAATCGTTGAACCTGCTGGCGAACGTCCTGGCGCGGGAAGACGCGCGGGCGGCGAAAGTGTTCGAGGCGATTCTGGTCCGGGAGGGTTCCGTGACCGAAGGGGCCATCAGTAACGTGTTCGCGGTGATCCGGGGGACCGTGACCACCTCGCCGACCGATCCGTCGATCCTGCCCGGGATCACGCGTGCGGCCACGCTCGATCTCGTGCGGGCCGACGGGCTTCCGCTCGTCGAGCGGACGTTCTCGCTGGACGAACTGCGCGCGGCCGAGGAAGTGTTTTTGACCGGGACCACGATCGAGATCGTCCCGGTGGTGTCGGTCAACGGAGAGAAAATCGGGACGGGCGAGCCCGGTCCGGTGACCCGGCGCCTCGCCGGACGGTTTGCCGCCATGGTGGAGGCCGAATGCGGCGCGCGCGACGTGTCGCCTCCCGCGACGCGTCGACGGAAGCGCTCGAGGTGAGGGCGTGTTCGCTTGCAGCCCACGAATTCAGTGTGGTATAGTCTGCCAGCTTTGGCATCCGACGGGTCCCACGCCCACGGCGTGGCGGAGCGAAGTGGGCAGTGGTTGGCCCACTTTTTTTGTTTCAGGACCAGACGGGATCGGATGAAGGCGATGGTGCAGGGCGAGGTTGAAGCGCGCGTCGCACGGGTGGCGGAGCCGATTGCGTCGGGAATGGGGTTGAGTCTGATCAAGGTGCGCTACCAAGGGACCAGAACCCACGGCGCGTTACGGTTGACCATCGACAAGCCGGGCGGGGTCACGCTGGACGACTGCACCCGGTTGAGCCGGGCGGTGGGGCACGCGTTGGATGTGGAGGGACCGATCGATCATCGGTACGCTCTGGAGGTGTCGTCGCCGGGGCTGGATCGGCCGTTGGAGGATCGCCGCGACTTTGAACAAGCCGTGGGGCGACTGGTCCGCGTCAAGACCTCGCCGTCCTGGGAGGGCCCCAGACTGCTGATCGGGCGTCTGCGGGGACAAGACGCCGCGGGCGTCAGGCTCGAAGAGGGGGAGGGAAACCGGGAGTGGAACGTACCGTGGGAAGCGATCGCCCACGCCCGGTTGGAAGTCGAGTGGTGAACGGCTGCGTTCAGCAAGCTCGGCGGGAGGAAGCCGAGAATCAACAGCATCTCGCAGCCTCGGCGCTGGAAACCGCGCCTACGTTGCGCTACGCAAGCGCGGTTGGGAAGGGGTAGTCCATGAATCGTGAATTGTTGTCGGTCATCGGGCAGATTGAACGGGAGAAGGGGATCAAGGGGGAGAAGATTCTCCAGGCGGTGGAACTCGCCGTGCAGACCGCCGCGCGCAAGCGCTACGGGGCGGGAGAGAACATCCAGGTCCGGCTCGACCCGGAGACCGGGGAAATCGAAGTCGTGTCGCTCAAGAAGATCGTGGAGACGGTCAGCAACCCCAAGGCCGAAATCGCGCTGGAAGACGCGCTGGAAATCGATCCCGGAGCGGAGTTGGGCGACGAGATCGGGGACCTCATGCCGATGGAGGATTTCGGGCGGATCGCGGCGCAGACGGCGAAGCAGGTGATCTTTCAGCGGGTGCGCGAAGCCGAGTTGGAGACGGTGTACAAGGAATACTCGGTGCGTCAGGGCGAGATCATCAGCGGAATGATCCTGGGCCAGGAGCGACGCAACTATATCGTGGACCTGGGCAAGACCGAGGCGCTGCTGCCTGTCAGCGAGCAGATTCCCCGCGAGGGCTTTCGGCGGGGCGACCGACTGCGCGCCTATTTGTTGGAGGTGAAACCCTCCTCGCGGGGCCCGCAGTTGATTCTCTCGCGGGCCTGTCCCGAGTTCGTCAAGAAACTGTTCGAGCTCGAAGTGCCCGAGGTGGCCGAGGGAATCGTCCAGATCCGCGGGGTGGTGCGCGAACCCGGCGATCGGACCAAGATCTGCGTGTCGTCGCGCGATAAGGCGGTCGATCCGGTCGGCGCCTGCGTCGGCGTCAAAGGCGTTCGCGTTCAGGCGGTGGTCCGCGAGTTGCGCGGCGAAAAGATCGACATCATCACCTGGACCGAAGACCCGCGAACCTTCATCGGCGAAGCGCTGAGTCCCGCGGTGGTGGAGAAGGTCGGGATCACCGAGTCCGAGAAATCCGCCATCGCCGTGGTCGCCGACCACCAGTTGTCGCTGGCGATCGGCAAGAAGGGGCAAAACGTCCGGCTGGCGGCGAAATTGACCGGCTGGAAGATCGATATCATCAGTCAGAGCGAATACGAAAAGGAGCGCATCAAGGAGCGCGACAAAGAGATCAGCGCGGCGATCGCCCACGAGCAGGCGTTGCAGGACGAACAGCAGGCGCGGTTGGCCGCGGCGGCTTCTCCGTCGGGCGAGACCGAGTCCACAACGACTCCGGCCGAGGGTGAGCAGGCCCAGAGTCCCGATGCCGGATCTGGGTCGTGACAGGAGACGTGGTGAGTCGGATCAGAAGGATTAGGCGATGAGAGTCTTTGAACTGGCGAAACAACTGGAGAAGACCAGTAAAGAACTCTTGGCGGACCTCGCCAAACAAGGCGTCGCGCTCAAGAACCACATGAGCGTGATCGACGACGACGTGGTCGAGACCCTGCTGAAGAAACACGGTCCCAAGAAGGAGGCGGCGAGCACCGCGCCGAAACGCGGGCACGTCTTGATCAAGAAGCGTCCGCAGCCGGAAGTCGCGGCGCCGGAAGTCGCGATGGAATCGCCGGCTGCGCC
Protein-coding sequences here:
- a CDS encoding HAD-IA family hydrolase; protein product: MTPSLVILDCDGTLVDSAAHIAVVFNETIASFGYAPLSTDRVARVIGLSLDDALGRLLPDCPEAVKPRIIHAYRARYAVEAAGRDPLFAGVRDFLDAVRREGRWMAMATGKSRAGALRVIAEHQLGDYFATIRTGDVCRPKPHPEMLLQILDELGLSADRAVMVGDTTFDVEMARAAGIRAIGVGWGAHEADELTEAGADLVVPRLPDLGSHLPRLLPD
- a CDS encoding class I SAM-dependent methyltransferase — translated: MSGQSTGIYRAQRAYFSHAYETGRHGWPTVGVSPMVARFLRSVKGRGGRALDIGCGEGRHSAAFAQSGFLTVGVDLEPKALARARAALNGAADGPTFLQANVFALPFSAGTFDVVVDYGCLHHIRRPDTRRYLDQVVPLLKPGGYYLLSCFSTKFKHHAGERRTRDWLVHAGHYDRFFRRADFPAIFGRWFDLLELTEDRDGLYVFHNVLMRKRATSRGSRPGRGSA
- the dat gene encoding D-amino-acid transaminase, giving the protein MPAIACVNGRFLPISRATVSVEDRGFQFGDGVYEVVRSYGGTLFRLDEHLDRLVQSARAIRLPMRYSLAQWRRLIVRAHRMSRFPDAKVYLQLTRGPAPREHGFPTTVRPTAVITVRKLEPLNPALRRDGVSVITVPDLRWGRCDVKSLNLLANVLAREDARAAKVFEAILVREGSVTEGAISNVFAVIRGTVTTSPTDPSILPGITRAATLDLVRADGLPLVERTFSLDELRAAEEVFLTGTTIEIVPVVSVNGEKIGTGEPGPVTRRLAGRFAAMVEAECGARDVSPPATRRRKRSR
- the rimP gene encoding ribosome maturation factor RimP, which translates into the protein MKAMVQGEVEARVARVAEPIASGMGLSLIKVRYQGTRTHGALRLTIDKPGGVTLDDCTRLSRAVGHALDVEGPIDHRYALEVSSPGLDRPLEDRRDFEQAVGRLVRVKTSPSWEGPRLLIGRLRGQDAAGVRLEEGEGNREWNVPWEAIAHARLEVEW
- the nusA gene encoding transcription termination factor NusA is translated as MNRELLSVIGQIEREKGIKGEKILQAVELAVQTAARKRYGAGENIQVRLDPETGEIEVVSLKKIVETVSNPKAEIALEDALEIDPGAELGDEIGDLMPMEDFGRIAAQTAKQVIFQRVREAELETVYKEYSVRQGEIISGMILGQERRNYIVDLGKTEALLPVSEQIPREGFRRGDRLRAYLLEVKPSSRGPQLILSRACPEFVKKLFELEVPEVAEGIVQIRGVVREPGDRTKICVSSRDKAVDPVGACVGVKGVRVQAVVRELRGEKIDIITWTEDPRTFIGEALSPAVVEKVGITESEKSAIAVVADHQLSLAIGKKGQNVRLAAKLTGWKIDIISQSEYEKERIKERDKEISAAIAHEQALQDEQQARLAAAASPSGETESTTTPAEGEQAQSPDAGSGS